A stretch of the Archangium violaceum genome encodes the following:
- a CDS encoding HD family phosphohydrolase, with protein sequence MAEPESSPPGPSPLDALAHRFRLGPRWGRRLTSLVLLLAVSVAAGFVISPGLYSQQIPALSEENLGKPFRANSPAGFKAGRDYEILHQARTEQLRQDARGAVRPVYDLSPGVVSEIRAAVGGAFAEMRQRLAAKESAEVPAAVEGAKARKPTPQEERERQRREMEALREDFQVLLFGRRDAALDSDDFQALYASRFSEAVEAATLALVERAYGFSEPAPVYIANSREELAREGPQGITVRDLRHNGEQTLPGTAPTVVDVREAHTELDRFASIPGNLLPDAPGVQRRAVLRLSKRLVRPNLTINLAETDARRRQAAMAVKDAVISIKKGQRVIGDGELVNELHLVTIRGMRVQTDRLDLVQLQVGGTGLVALLISATYVFCRAAFRRFRPTRKDGLLLGLLLVMMLGLLQLWVSIADAVQDRYTVLPLEAFYYAFPVAAGAMLVRFVLSEDLALFFAVVLACLCGVMLGNSLSFGIYALVGALVAADRITRAKDRVGIFRAGLATGAVNLVAVLCLFLAEGKGLTSDTLITALFAFAGTSLAVPVMVMALTPLIESVFGYASDLKLLELANLNHPALKELIVQAPGTYHHSIIIGTLVENAAEAIGANPLLARSCAYYHDIGKGRNPLYFGENQKGENKHDSLAPAMSAVIIKRHVTEGLEMARQYRLPKLVADAIPQHHGTRLVGYFFHKAVKDQEGKEGAPPIDESIYRYPGPKPQFREAALVMIADAVEASTRALPEPTTPRLQSQVQKMINLIFSEGQLDECDLTLRDLNLIAQSFLHTLEGIYHARPEYPAGALQAGPKGPALTVAAGTKQDGKARPAGTGT encoded by the coding sequence ATGGCCGAACCGGAATCGTCGCCCCCCGGACCCAGTCCGCTGGACGCGCTAGCTCACCGCTTCCGGCTCGGCCCCCGTTGGGGCCGGCGCCTGACAAGCCTGGTGTTGCTGCTGGCCGTCTCAGTGGCGGCTGGCTTCGTCATTTCCCCGGGTCTCTACAGCCAGCAGATCCCCGCCCTCTCCGAGGAGAACCTGGGCAAGCCCTTCCGGGCGAACTCTCCGGCGGGTTTCAAGGCCGGGCGGGACTACGAGATCCTCCACCAGGCGAGGACCGAGCAACTGCGTCAGGATGCGCGCGGCGCGGTGCGGCCGGTGTACGACCTGAGTCCGGGCGTGGTGTCGGAGATCCGCGCGGCGGTGGGCGGGGCCTTCGCGGAGATGCGCCAGCGGCTGGCGGCGAAGGAGTCGGCCGAGGTGCCCGCGGCGGTGGAGGGGGCCAAGGCGCGCAAGCCGACCCCCCAGGAGGAGCGCGAGCGCCAGCGCCGCGAGATGGAGGCGCTGCGGGAGGACTTCCAGGTGCTCCTGTTCGGGCGCAGGGACGCGGCGCTCGATTCCGACGACTTCCAGGCGTTGTACGCGTCGCGCTTCTCCGAGGCGGTGGAGGCGGCCACGCTGGCGCTGGTGGAGCGGGCGTACGGCTTCTCCGAGCCCGCGCCGGTCTACATCGCGAACTCGCGCGAGGAGCTGGCGCGCGAGGGTCCGCAGGGCATCACCGTGCGGGACTTGCGGCACAACGGTGAGCAGACGCTGCCGGGCACGGCGCCCACGGTGGTGGACGTGCGCGAGGCACACACGGAGCTGGATCGCTTCGCCTCCATTCCGGGCAACCTGTTGCCGGACGCGCCGGGTGTGCAGCGGCGGGCGGTGCTGCGGCTGTCCAAGCGGCTGGTGCGGCCCAACCTCACCATCAACCTGGCGGAGACGGACGCGCGGCGGCGTCAGGCGGCGATGGCGGTGAAGGACGCCGTCATCTCCATCAAGAAGGGCCAGCGGGTCATCGGGGATGGCGAGCTGGTCAACGAGTTGCACCTGGTGACCATCCGGGGCATGCGCGTCCAGACGGACCGGTTGGATCTGGTGCAGCTGCAGGTGGGTGGCACGGGGCTGGTGGCGCTGCTCATCTCCGCCACGTACGTCTTCTGCCGGGCGGCCTTCCGGCGCTTCCGTCCCACGCGCAAGGACGGGCTGCTGCTGGGCCTGCTGCTCGTGATGATGCTGGGCCTGCTGCAGCTGTGGGTGTCCATCGCGGACGCGGTGCAGGACCGGTACACGGTGCTGCCCCTGGAGGCCTTCTACTACGCGTTCCCGGTGGCGGCCGGCGCGATGCTGGTGCGCTTCGTCCTCTCGGAGGATCTCGCGCTCTTCTTCGCGGTGGTGCTGGCGTGCCTCTGCGGGGTGATGTTGGGCAACTCGCTGTCCTTCGGCATCTACGCCCTGGTGGGGGCGCTGGTGGCGGCCGACCGCATCACCCGGGCCAAGGATCGGGTGGGCATCTTCCGGGCGGGCCTGGCCACTGGCGCCGTCAACCTGGTGGCGGTGCTCTGTCTCTTCCTGGCGGAGGGCAAGGGGCTCACCAGCGACACGCTCATCACGGCCCTGTTCGCCTTCGCGGGCACCTCGCTGGCGGTGCCGGTGATGGTGATGGCGCTCACGCCGCTCATCGAGTCCGTCTTCGGTTACGCGTCGGATCTGAAGCTGCTGGAGCTGGCCAACCTCAACCACCCGGCGCTCAAGGAGCTCATCGTCCAGGCCCCGGGCACCTACCACCACTCCATCATCATCGGGACGCTGGTGGAGAACGCGGCGGAGGCCATTGGCGCCAATCCGCTGCTGGCACGCTCGTGCGCGTACTACCACGACATCGGCAAGGGCCGGAATCCGCTCTACTTCGGCGAGAACCAGAAGGGCGAGAACAAGCACGACAGCCTCGCCCCGGCGATGAGCGCCGTCATCATCAAGCGCCACGTCACCGAGGGGCTGGAGATGGCGCGCCAGTACCGGCTGCCCAAGCTGGTGGCGGATGCCATTCCGCAGCACCATGGCACGCGCCTGGTGGGCTACTTCTTCCACAAGGCCGTCAAGGATCAGGAGGGCAAGGAAGGCGCTCCTCCCATCGACGAGAGCATCTACCGCTACCCGGGTCCCAAGCCCCAGTTCCGCGAGGCGGCGCTGGTGATGATCGCCGACGCGGTGGAGGCCTCGACGCGGGCCCTGCCCGAGCCCACCACTCCCCGGCTGCAATCCCAGGTGCAGAAGATGATCAACCTCATCTTCTC